A genomic segment from Cuculus canorus isolate bCucCan1 chromosome 20, bCucCan1.pri, whole genome shotgun sequence encodes:
- the TMEM248 gene encoding transmembrane protein 248 yields MFNINLLENLKVYISSRPPLVVFMISVSAMAIAFLTLGYFFKIKEIKSPEMTEDWNTFLLRFNDLDFCISENETLKHLINDTTTPESTVTSGQARSSTQSPQTLEDSGPINISVTITLTLDPLRPFGGYSRNVTHLSSTIFGHQIGLSGRESHEEINITFTLPAAWNSDDCVLHGHCEQVVFTTCMTVTAASNVFPVTVQPPHCVPETYSNATLWYKIFTTARDSNTKYAQDYNPFWCYKGAIGKVYHALNPKLTVIVPDDDRSLINLHLMHTSYFLFVMVITMFCYAVIKGRPSKLRQSNTEFCSEKVALSEA; encoded by the exons ATGTTCAACATAAACCTGTTGGAGAACCTGAAGGTCTACATCAGCAGTCGCCCTCCGCTTGTGGTCTTTATGATCAGTGTGAGCGCTATGGCCATAGCTTTTCTGACGCTGGGCTATTTCTTCAAAATCAAGGAGATCAAGTCACCTGAAATGACGGAG GACTGGAATACTTTTCTCCTGAGGTTTAATGATTTGGACTTCTGTATATCTGAGAATGAAACCTTAAAGCATCTCATTAACGATACCACAACTCCGGAGAGCACCGTGACCAGCGGACAGGCGAGGTCTTCCACACAATCTCCACAAACTCTCGAGGACTCTGGCCCGATAAACATCTCTGTTACAATCACACTGACGCTGGACCCGCTCCGACCGTTTGGCGGATATTCTCGCAATGTCACACACCTAAGCTCCACAATTTTTGGACACCAAATTGGACTCTCAG GCAGAGAATCCCATGAGGAGATAAATATTACATTCACCCTGCCGGCTGCCTGGAATTCAGATGACTGTGTTCTCCATGGCCACTGCGAGCAGGTTGTGTTCACAACCTGCATGACCGTGACAGCAGCCAGCAATGTATTTCCTGTTACAGT tCAGCCACCACATTGTGTTCCTGAAACATACAGCAATGCTACGCTTTGGTACAAGATCTTTACCACAGCAAGGGACTCCAATACAAAATACGCACAGGATTATAACCCGTTCTGGTGTTACAAAGGAGCAATCGGAAAAGTGTATCATGCTTTAAACCCCAAACTAACTGTTATAGTTCCAGAT GATGATCGCTCTCTAATAAACCTGCACCTCATGCACAccagttatttcctttttgtgatGGTGATTACAATGTTCTGCTATGCAGTCATTAAAGGCAGACCAAGCAAACTGCGGCAGAGCAATACAGAGTTCTGCTCTGAAAAG gTTGCTTTGTCAGAAGCATAA